A DNA window from Bacteroides cellulosilyticus contains the following coding sequences:
- a CDS encoding outer membrane beta-barrel protein → MKKLALLVCLLVATVAAQAQFEKGKWILNPSISGLGLSHNTETDKTSFGIEAKGGAFLLDNVALLIHAGAKWNEKGGDTDVYTLGVGGRYYFSKIGLYLGADVNVDRWDWGTSDDTKFSFGAEAGYAFFLSRTVTLEPAVYWNVNGDRSVFGLKVGFGFYF, encoded by the coding sequence ATGAAAAAATTAGCATTACTCGTTTGTCTGCTTGTGGCCACAGTGGCTGCCCAGGCACAATTTGAAAAAGGAAAGTGGATCTTGAATCCGTCGATTTCCGGCTTAGGTTTGTCGCATAATACAGAGACAGACAAGACTTCATTTGGCATTGAAGCCAAAGGTGGTGCGTTTCTGCTGGATAATGTGGCGTTACTGATACATGCAGGAGCCAAATGGAATGAAAAAGGAGGTGATACGGATGTTTATACCCTCGGTGTAGGCGGTCGTTACTATTTCAGTAAGATTGGTCTATATCTGGGCGCTGATGTCAACGTAGACCGTTGGGATTGGGGGACAAGCGATGATACCAAGTTTTCTTTCGGTGCTGAAGCGGGTTACGCTTTCTTCCTGTCGAGGACGGTGACACTTGAGCCGGCTGTGTACTGGAACGTAAACGGTGACCGTTCGGTATTTGGTCTGAAGGTTGGTTTCGGTTTCTACTTCTAA